One genomic window of Pseudomonadota bacterium includes the following:
- a CDS encoding recombinase family protein, with protein MTKALYVRTSTKDQDGAAQLHALRQAATARGW; from the coding sequence ATGACAAAGGCTCTCTACGTTCGCACGTCGACGAAAGACCAAGACGGAGCTGCACAGCTCCACGCACTCAGGCAAGCCGCGACGGCGCGCGGATGG